From the genome of Halobacteriovoraceae bacterium:
CTTCCAAGTTCTTGTTGGTAAGGAATAATTGTCGAGCGAGGAAGAGATTGTCCAAGTGAAAGTCTATTTAGGTTGATCTTGGCATTTTCTTTTTTAGTAATAAAATGCTTAATCAGTGATTCATTTTGGTAGGTGGCCTCAACTTCTAAGGAATCAAAATAATCAACAAGCCCATAATCTCTTAAAAATTCTTTTTTATGTACGTAAGCTTCTTCTTGCAATGATAGATATGGTTCATTCACATACTTAAATATCAGAGCATAAGCATTTTCAACTCCCAAGTCCGAATAGAGTTGGCGCAGGAACATTTTTACTTCATCAACAAAGTCAAACTCTTCATCATATTCAAATAGAAGCTGAGTGTCATCTGTTAGAAAATAATAGTCATGGTCTGGATATTGGGGGTCCTCAGTATCAAAAGTCCAAATATTGAAACGAGATTTAAGAAAGAGAAAAAATTCTTCACTTTTAACAAATTCAGAACGCACATCTTCATCATCGACAAGGGAATAAGTTTGAAGCCAATACTGAAAAGAATTTACATCAACTTCATCTTTTTTCCATAAATCCAAATCTAAAAAGACCTTTCTTTGGTCACTGGAAAGTTTACTTAACACTTTGCTCACAATTTCAGGAGTATTTGATTTAATAGTCATATAAAGAGGTTGAACTGGAAGATTTGAAAAAGTCATTCCCTTTTCAACAATTTTCTCAAGGTCATCAAGGGATTCATAAGACTTGGCCTCTGTAAAAACACGTTCAATAATATCGAGCTGGCCAACAATTAAATCTTTCTTCTTAGTCATCTATAGTTTCCACAATGTAGTCATCATCATTATTATAAAATTCAATTTCTTGAGCTTTTGTTGTACCGCGAACAGGAGAAGAGAGAGATTCAGTAATATGATCTGCATCCTCTTGATCTTCAAATGACAGTTGTCTAGTGCTTGCAAGAAATTTCTCTTGTTTTGTGATATACTTCATGATGGCCATCTTGTGGAGTACATTTTGAATTTCTTTTTTGGCACCTTGACTTATTTTTTTTTCATAGAATGATCTACTAAACACTGCAGGATTTGGAAGAATCAGAGCTAAAAAGGCACCTTCTTCAGGTAAAAGATCTTTTGGTAATTTTTTGAAATAAAATTTTGACGCATTTAAAATCCCATATAATCCTGGCCCATATTCAATTGTATTCAAGTATAGTTCCAATATTCTTTCTTTAGAGAGATTTTGTTCCATAATAAGTGTGAGATAAAATTCTCTTATTTTTCGTAAAATATTTCTTTTTGAAGTAAGGAGATAGTTTTTAATAAATTGTTGAGAAATTGTACTTGCTCCACGCAATTTTGCACCTTGAAAGTAGTCGTATAATGCAGAACCAACTTGAGTTAGATCTACTCCATGATGCTCAAAAAAGTTCCAGTCTTCATTAATCTGAATTGCATAATAGGCGTTTGGAGAAATTTCATTGAGTGAAACCCAACTCTTGGGTTGAGTTTTAGTAAAGTGATATTTGGCCTGAGCATCTTTGTCTAGAGTATAGGTGATAAAGCCTTTATCTAATTTGCTTAAACTGAACACATTATCAATTTCTAAATAAATTGGAAGACAACCAATGAATAGTGAAATCACCAAAATGGCCCGAAACATTATCTAGTCACTCCTTATTTTTGACACGTAATACTATACAAATTTGATTTCAACGTAAACACCACTCATACATTTTACATTTTTTTTAGATTCTTACCAATAATTGCTCAAATTGGATGCCAAGTTCAGTCTATTTAGATAGTCTTGGCCGTCCTGAAAAGAGGTAAACAAATTATGTATAACATAGGAATTATTGGACATGGACATGTCGGATCGTTGCTGGGACAACATCTCCATGGGGCCGGATATAAAATATTTGCTACCAAAACAGAGATACTAAAAGACAACGGATCTTACCCAATAGAGAGTTGTCGATTGCCAAAAGATATTATTCATTTAAAAAAAATATTAAGTGATGGAGTTTTAATTTTTCTCATACCTCCTTCAACTAAAAGTTACAGGGCCATTATTGATTCACTTATAAAGTATTTTCCGGCCACACAAAAATTGATCTTTTTTTCCTCGACCTCAGTTTATGGGGACAAGCAGGGACTATGCAATGAAGCAACTATTCCTTATCCAACATCAAAAAATGGTCAGGAGCTTTTGATATGTGAAGGAAAATTAAAAAATCATTTTCAATATTTAAAAATAATCAGGCCCTCAGGAATAGTTGATGAATTAAGAAATCCAATACATTTTTTTAAAAATACTTCTGAAATCACAAATTCAAATTTCTTGATAAATTTAATTCATACCCAAGATATCATTATATATATCGAATATTTAATAAAAAACTATGCAAGCTCTAAATCGATTAAAAATTTAGTATCAGAGGATAACATGACTAAAGATGAATTTTACAATGGTCTTAGAAGATTTTATCATCTTCCTAAGTTAAAAACTTCTGAAAATCATCCTAATCCATCAAAGAAAATTTTATCTCAAAATCCAGGCCCTTGTTTAAATTTTCCAAATCTATTTGAGTATTTCAAGGGGATTAAAAATGTTTGAACTTTTTTTGGTTTCAATAATTTGGGGTTTTTCTTTTGTCATCATTAAAGGGAAATTAACAGGTCTTGATCCTTTTTTTCTTGCTTTTGTTAGACTGTTCATTGGAAGTTTAGTTTTTTTACCATTTTTTAAAATAAAATTCTTCAAATATTTATCAAGAGAAATCATTTTTATTGGAGTTATACAATATGGATTGATGTATATTTTTTATATTAACTCTTTCCAATATTTGCAAGTATCCCAATTGGCACTCATGACAATCTTCACACCACTATTTGTCTATGTCCTAGGAGAATTCTTTGAGAAAAAATTCTCTGTATTTCTTTTGATGATTGTTGCTCTAAACATCCTCAGTTCCTCAATTCTTATAGATATTAGAGTGCCTGGCAAGTTAAAGGGAATTATACTAATACAGTTGTCAAATATTTGCTTTGCTTTTGGTCAAACTTATTACAAATACAAATTGTCTAAAAAAATTCCAAAAGGTGTAAAACAGCATCAGGTTTATAGTGTCATTTATTTTATTTCTGCAATAGCAACTCTTCCCTTTTTATTGATGAAATCTAAAATATTACTCAATATGGATTTGAGCAGTACTCAAGTTATTTATTTGATATATCTTGGTATTGTTCCAACTGGACTTGGTTTTTATTTCTGGAATAAGGGTGCAGTAAAAGTAAGTCACACGTTTTTAGCAATTGCCAATAACTTAAAAATTCCCTCGGCCCTCATATTTTCTATTCTACTCTTAAAAGAAGAAATAAATTTGTCGGCCATCTCCATTTTTTTACTCGTCTTCTCTTTGTCAGTTATTTTCTTAACTTTCAAAAAGTATACAAATTTATCTGAAAATAACTTAGAATTAAGAAGTTAACTCATTTCTAGGATATTTTTTATGAGTATTACTACGATTAAATACAGTTTTGTCTTCCCGGACAATTCTCAAATTAACCATGTTTTTGAAATTGATAAAATAAAACGTAAAATTGTTAATCTCTCAGATACTCCAGAAGATTTAAAACAATATACTGAACTTGATTTTTGCAAATGTAGCAACTGTCCATTAAATAAAACCCAAACTCCTGAATGTCCAATTGCGAAGAATCTTTTTCTCGTTGAAAGAAAGTTCAAAAATAAAATCTCACACGATAAATGTTTTATTGTTTGTGACACTCCACAACGGGCATATACAGCAAAAACAGATGTTCAAGTTGGTTTGCAGTCAATTTTTGGATTATTAATGGCATCTTCCGGATGTCCACATTTAGAGTTTCTCTCACCAATGGCCATGTTTCATCTTCCTTTTTCAAATGAGGAAGAAACCATTGTAAGAATCCTTGGATTTTATTTTCTTGAGAAATATATTAATGGAGAAATAGACTCGATTAACTTAGACCAGCTGAGTAAGCGATATCAAGAAATAAATACGGTTAACCGTGGAATTATTGAGAGAATTCGTAAAGTAGAGAGAAAAGATGCAGGACAAAATGCAATTGTCATTCTTGACACATTTAGTATGCTTCTTTCAAGTGAAATGAGTACTGATCTTGAATCAATTCGTTATATTTTTGATTCTAGCGTGAATACTTTATTAAAGAAGGAGTAAGGGCCTGAACTTCAACAGGTTTTCCTACAATCAGTTCAAGCCTTTCTTTCAAATCTATATCTGCATTTGTTAGTGGATGTAAGACAACGCCTGTTTTTCCGATAATTTCTAAAGAAGGATGTACGTGTTTTACTATAATTCTTTTTATTTGCTTACCTAATGACTCAGCTTGATCTTGTAAATCAAGGACAATGGAACGCAATTGATTGATATTTGCAGCATATCTTTTTTGACCTATGTAAATATCTGATTGGCAGTGGAAGTCCTGTCCCTCACCTATGATCATATAGCTTTCTTTTGGGCCAAACAGTGTAAGAGATTTTCTCATCAATGTATAATCACTTTTTTCAAAATTCTGAATTCTTTGTCCTTTATAAACAGGCCCAAGTCTAGACATTTTGAGAGCTCTCACCCCACCTATTCTAGCTAATTCTTGAAATAACAAAAGATTTGGAGTTTTTCCGCCCAGTAGAATTTTCAATCCAGGGGTTTTCAAATGTCGAATAAAACTAATAAAAAGAAATGATTTGTATATAAAACTCATGTTTACCTCTATGCTCCCTTTCGGCCCCAATACTTTTTAATTCATCTTTTGTTTTTAAAAAAAGAGCTGTGGCAAATTGTGCCAAAGTGTAAAAAATTTGATCACTTTTTAGATTAAAAAAATTTCATAAACTGTCGAAAAGACAAATGATGAGACCAATATTGTTTTTAGTTTTTCTTTTTTCTGTGAAAGAAATTTTTTCGATAGAAAAAGTCGATCTTTATTTAAAATGGAAGCATTCCTTTCAATTTGCGGGATATTACGCCGCACTTGAAAAAGGTTTTTTTAAAAGCGAAGGATTAGATGTTACATTTCATGAGAAAAATATGGAATGGACAACTGTAGAAAAAACTCTTGAAGGTACGGGTAAATATGGAATAAGTGATTCGAGTATTGTTCTTGATTATCTGAAAGACAGGCCAGTCATTATATTAAGTTCCATATTTCAGCATTCACCACTCGTTCTAGCGACAAGATATGAAGATAAAATCTTTGGGCCTTTGGAGCTCAAAGGAAAGAGAATAATGTATCAAAAAGATGTTGACGACGCTGTATTACATGCAATGTTTGATTCTGTTGGTCTGCATGATAATGACTTCTATCATGTATCTCATTCTTATAAAAATGAAGATTTAATCAATAAAACTGTAGATGCAATTAGTATTTATACAACTGCACAGCCTTTTTATTTTAATAAAATAAATTTCCCAATTTATATGATTAGTCCGTCAAATTACGGAATTGATTTGTATGGAGACACATTGTTTACAACAACTAGAGAAATTGAACAACATCCTCAAAGAGCAGAGGCCTTTAGAAGAGCTTCAATAAAAGGATGGTATTACGCGCTTAGTAACCCTGAGGAGATATGTAAGTTAATAAAAGAGAAATATGATCAAAACTTGGATATAGAGCAATTACTTTTTGAAGCAAAAGAAACAGCAAAAGTTATAAGACAGGATATTACCCCTATTGGATATACTCATCCAGGAAGACTTGAGAAAATTTCAAATATATATGTTCATAAATATAAATTGAAACACAAAAATGTTCAAAATATTCTGTTTGATCAGTATTTGATTAATAAAAATGCCTCTTTTTTAAATCGATTTAAAATCATAGGAATATTGGCCTTTATTCTATTGATTCTATTTCTCTTAGTGATGCTTTTTAATAAAAAGCTTCAAGAAGAGGTTGCTGCAAAAACTACTGAAATTGTTGAATTACAAAAAAGCAAAGATTTGTTTTTTGCTAATCTTACTCATGAACTAAGAACTCCACTGAATGCAATTATTGGAGGAGTTAGTTTTTTAAAAGATACTTACCTTGATGAAATTCAAAAAGATCATTTAGAACTGATTGATTTCTCTTCAAACATTTTACTTGATATTGTGAATGACATTTTAGATTTTTCAAAGCTTCAAAAAAATAAGATTGAGCTCAGTATAAATCGAATAGAGCTTAGAAATTTAATTCAAAATATTTATTTGAATCAAAAAATTCTGGCCGACAATAAAAATCTAAAGTTCGAATTAATTAGTGATCTCAATGAAGAATTTTGGGTAAACATTGATTACACTAGATTAACCCAAGTTCTTAATAATTTGATTAGTAATGCAATCAAATTCACTACAATTGGTAAAGTAATTATTAATTTTAAGCATGAATTTTCTGAAGAAGGAGATCGTCTTTATTTTGAAATCAAGGATTCAGGGAAAGGGATAGATGAATCTAAAATCAAAACACTTTTTAAACCATATGTACAAGAAGATAATTCCATCATTAATAATTATGGTGGAACAGGTTTAGGTCTGGCCATTTCAAAACAAATAATCGAACTAATGAATGGTCAAATGGAAGTAAAAAATAATGAAGAAGGTGGAGCTTGTTTTAGTTTTAGTATTCCAGTGAGTATCTCTAGTTCGCAAAATAATTTGCAAGATGATGTGAATATTGAACTTTCATTAGATGACTTAAAAATGTTAAAAGTTTTAGTTGTTGAAGATAATCCAATTAATTGCAAAGTCATACGTCAATATCTAGAGAATCTCTCTATAAGTCCAAAAATTGTAAATAATGGTTTAGAGGCCATTGAAAATCTGGAAAAAAATGAGTTTGATATTATTTTGATGGATAAGTTCATGCCTGTTCTTGATGGGCCTGCGACTACTAAAAAAATTCGTACTCACCAAGATAAAAAGATCGCTCATACATACATTATTGGGTTATCGGCCAATTGGAAAAATGGTTTTGATGAAGAATGTAAAGATTTGCAAATGAATGCAAGTTTAACGAAGCCATTAACTAAAGAAGAATTAAAAAAAGCGTTGCAAAGATACTTTACATATACAAAAGAAAAAAGCGCAGCATAAAAAAAGGCCTCTCAAATGAGAGGCCATAAGATTTATCTAATAAAGAGCATATCGTAGTATTTTGGCAGATTCCAAAGATGGTTTGGTAAAATTTCTTCAAGTTGATTACAAAATTTAGCTAACTCTTCACTCACAGGCATGAGTTCATTTGCAATTTTAAAAGAATTTTCTTCTTCATTTTCAGTTAGCCCCTTCAAACCATTTTCCATACTATTTACACAAGTCATGAGTGAATTCAAGGTAAAATTCAATTTCTTAATCATCTCAAACTCAATAGCGCTATCTATTCCAACTTCTTTATGTCCCTTTATGGCCGTAGCTAATTCAGTTTTATAATGAATGGTTGAAGGCACAATATGTTGTCTTATGAGATTTAGAAGTGTTTCAAACTCAATACATCTAAGCATATTGTAGTTTTCAACCAAAACATTGTGACGAGTTGTGAGTTCTGTTTGGTTGAAGATTCCACTTTCTGTCAGAAATTTTGTTTCATTTATGTCTGAGAGAATTTTTAAGGCATCAGGAGTGGTTCTTAAATTTGGTAAACCTCTTTTTTCTGCCTCGACTAGCCAATCTTTTGAATATCCATCTCCATTAAATACTACATCGTATGAATTTTTAAGCCACTTTTTAGTAACTGATGTAAGGGCCTCATCGATGCTTTTACCTGCAGAAATTTCCGATTTAATTATCTCATTTGATTCTTCAAAGACTTCTGCGACAGCTGCATTTAACACGGACATTGGAAATCCTGTAGCAGCTGAAGATCCACAGGCCCTCACTTCAAATTTGTTACCAGTGAAAGCAAAGGGAGAAGTTCTATTTCTATCAGTATTATCTTTAAGGAGATGAGCAAGTTGTGTAGCACCAAGATCTAGAGTATTTTGAGTGTTGTGTACATAGGTAGCACCTTCTAAGATAGAACGATAGATTTTATCTAGAGTTTCACCTAAAAAGACTGAAATGATGCTCGGAGGTGCTTCATTTGCGCCAAGTCTATGATCATTTCCTTGTGAAGCAATAGACATTCTAATTGCTTTGGCATGCCTTTTTACGGCCTCAATGATAATTGAAACAGTGGTTAAGAAACGAGGATTTTGATGTGGTTCCTTTGAAGGTTCCAGTAAATTAAGTCCATCATCTGTTCCCATTGACCAGTTTATATGTTTACCTGAACCATTAATTCCTGCAAATGGTTTCTCATGAAGTAGAGCATGAAAATTATGTTTTTCAGCCGTCTCTTTAATGAGGGCCATTGTGATCATATTCTGATCAGCAGCTCGGTTTGCATCTGTGAATATTGGAGCAATTTCAAATTGTCCGGGAGCAACTTCGTTATGTCTTGTTTTGGCCGGAATTCCAAGTCTGTGCATTTCTAATTCTAATTCACACATAAATGCAAGTACTCTCTCAGGAATGGCACCAAAATAATGATCTGAGAGTTGTTGGTTTTTAGAAGTAAGTTGTCCAAATAATGTTCGTCCGGTCATGACAAGATCAGATCGAGAAGCGAAGAAGGCCTTATCAATGAGAAAATATTCCTGTTCACATCCACAAGTTACGTCTACAAATTTTGTATCATGCCCCGTTAAATTCATATACTCAGTGGCAGCTTTATCCAACTTTGTAATACTCCTTAAAAGAGGAGTTTTAATATCAAGTGCATCACCATAATAAGACACAAAAGCTGTCGGTATACACAGAGTTACAGCATTAAGGGATTTTTTAAGAAATATGGGAGAAGTAATATCCCATGATGTATATCCTCTGGCCTCAAATGTTGTACGAGAGCCTCCATTTGGAAATGAACTTGCATCAGGTTCACCTTGTAAAAGTTGTGAGGCACTTAGTTTTTCAATTGGTCTTCCATCAGGAGCAAAAGAGAGGAAGGCATCATGTTTTTCAGCAGTTGATCCTGTCAATGGTTGAAACCAATGGCAGAAGTGGGTTGCCCCTCTTGAAACGGCCCAATCAGTAACGGCCGAGGCAACAATTTCTGCATGTTCGCGTGAAATTTTTTTATTACCTGATTTAGAAACAGATAAAATTTCTTTTCTTACTGATTCAGGAATAGATGGTGCTGTCCTGAAATCAAACAAATTTTCACCAAAATAAGAGCTTACAGGCAAGTAATGGCCTTCACCATCAACTGGTCTTTCAATTCTTTTTGGCTTTCTACCATTTGCTATTACCTTAGCTACATTTCTTGGATTTGTGGCCTTCATAAGTTTCTCCCTTTAAAACTTGTAATGAATAGACTGTATAAAAAATATGTGGTTGTGTTTTAACTAGCTCCTACTGGAGCTGTTGCACAGTTTGAACCTGTTGCTGCTGAACTTGTACTGTAGAATATTGTGCTTGAGCTGAATGAGCACGTGAAAAGCAGAGCATAATAAATGCAAAAATGAAAAACAATATTTTTGCCATAATGGCCTGCATATCACCAGGAAACATAGTTATACCTCTATAAAAATGCCCTTTATTTATTGCAAAAAGCTTACAATTAGGCAATAAGTTTGTGCTATGAATTCAAGTTTTTTTGTACAAATGCATGATTTACCCGACTATTGCCATCCTGTATATTCCTCTTTAAATCGATCGCTTCAATTTTACGCATCTCGAAAAGCTCTTTTATTTAGTATTGAAGACCATTTAAATAAAAAAATAGAGCATCATTTTGATAAATTAGAAATCATAAACCATCACTATCTAAAACAGTACCCAAATATCGTTGTTTCTTTATCTCATACTCAAAATATAGGGGCAGCGCTTTGCGCTTCAAGAAACGAGTATCAATCTGTTGGTATAGATATAGAGTTAAAAACTCGCAAAGTAAAAGAAGGTGCTTTAAAGTTTTATTCACATAAAAAAGATGATCTATCCCTAAATCATTTACAGCTTTGGGTGGCCAAGGAAGCATGCTTTAAGGCCATCTCTCCCCACTTTGACAGTTTTGAGGGAGAGATTACTCTTTCTAAAATTTGGGTCAATAACTTTCAATTCGGTCTTGTAGATCAAGTCCTAGGACATTTTACTCTTAGTGAAGAAGTTATAGGCCAACATAAAATCGTTGTCGCCAAGTCTTTCATAAAAACTATTGGGCCATGAGAACCTTAAGGGCCTTTGCATTTTCTCTTGGCCTAATGGAGTTGATTTTTCTTGGAGATCTTCCAATTGTTACATCCAACACCTTCATACATCCGATTCGTGAAACACTAATTTGATATGATTTATCTACTTGTAATTGCTTCGATATTTTTTTGAAATTCTGATCAGTTACCCTCATAGAATCAATGGCAATGATTTCATCTCCTGCATTTAAACCTGATTTATATGCAGGCCCATCTAAAACAACAGAACTTACATGAATATTATTTCCTTTGGTCTCTGTAGTTATACCTAACCATGAATGATCATCTTGAATATATTCTACTTCAAGATCAATTTCTGATAAGTAGCTCTCAATATCTATATCCTGAGTTGTTGAAACCATCATCTCAAATTCATCTCTTTCATTTTTGCTTGTTAGGGATTCAAAAATTTCAAAAAACTCCACTTTGAGGATTCCCCTTTCTGGATGCTTTTTATAATCCTCCCATAGTGCCAAGGTTAGGTCTCTAATATCTCTTTTAAAGCGATGAAGAAAAATATTAGCGATAAAAAAAACAATCGAGCCTTTAAGATAGTAACTGATAGTAGAATTGTTGGTATTTTCATCATTTCGATAAAGTTTTATCCATGCGTTAAAGGAACTTCCTTCAAGGGATTCTAAATATCTACCAGGAATAGAAAAATAGCGATTCAAAGTATTTTTCAATTCAGCTAAGTATGATTCAAGATCACACAGCCCACTTCTCAATACACATAAATCATCTATAAAACTTGTGAGTCCTTCGACCAACCAAAGCATTGATGTATAATTCTCATTGGTATAGTTAAATGGGCCCAACTCTTTTGGTCTGATACATTTTACATTCCAAGTATGAAAATATTCATGGGCCACAAGCGATAGCCAACGTTGGTAACGACTATCATCATCAAAACTCAATGAGTCGAAGATTAAACTCGTGGAATTTTGATGTTCTAAACCTCCTGCATTATCCGGGACAAAATGGCATATGAAGGTATATTTTTCAAAAGGTAATTCGTTATTAAACATATGAGAGACAGTTTTCACGATCGTATTAATATCACTTTTGATATCTCTATTGTGTTTGAGAATCTGTCCCCAATAGGCCAATTCAAAATCTTTATCAAGAAATCTAAATCCATCGGTTTCTTGGCAGCCAATTTCAATCGGACTATCTATAAGTTGATCATAATCTTTGGCCTCATAGATAAATCTATCCCTTTGATCTGAAACGTCCTTAAGGCCTGTGGATATTTTCGACCAGATTTCAGGAAAGTGTATCTCAATTTTTGGAGATTCAATATAAGCATTTTCAACTCCCATAAAGACGCTTGGCCCCTGAATAAAAGCATGTTCAATGTTGACATGAGATGTTCTCACACTCAGTTCATTGCAGTAAACTTCGTATTCAAATGTAAAATTCTCACATTTTTTGTTTAAAAGAGACCGTTCAAAATCAAGTAACCATTTACCTTTTTCGACTTGTTCAAAATAGAGAAATTCTCCGTTATCGCTTGTGAAAATAGGTCTTGCAACATGGCGGGAATACTCCCTCATAAGATAAGATCCAGGTGACCATGAAGGCATAAAAAAAGTTAAATTATTAATATTTTCAGGTTTTTGTCCATGAATTTTGACCTTTACACGGTGAGTCCACGGTGAATCTATAATGAGATCGTATTTCAAGTTGAGTTTCATGATTGTCCTTGATATTGATAAAAAAAATAATCCCAAAAGGTATACTAAACTATGAATATAGATAGATCAAAAATTAAAACACCACAAATTGTCATCTCCGATGAAGCTTTAAGCGAGTTAAATCTTCTTATTGAAAATGATCTGCAATTGCAAAGTAAGATACTCAGGATAGAGATTAGTGGTAAAGGTTGTGAAGGATTTGAATATTTTATAGGCCCACACTTTGAGATGGAAGATGATTTTATAGTCAATCCTACATCAGAACTTGGAGAAAAAGTGAATATAAATATTCATTTTTCACCTTTTTGTGCTTATTATCTTCAAGGTGCAAAAATTGAATTCTACCAAGACCCTCCTAACGATGAAGAGGGTTTCATTATAACCAATGAAAAAGGCCCTGAGTTTCACGGAAAGTTCTGGTTAAAAGATCAGTCTAAATTACCACCAATGAAAACAATTTAATAAATGGATATCAAATGAATTTTTTACTCTTCATTGTTACTGCATTAATTTTTCAGAATGCTTATAGTAACGATTTTAATAAATGCAAAAAATTATTGCTTAAATCTCATCGTCTTCAAGCGAAGAAGGGAATAAAAATTCCCCTTAATGTTCATTTGGCCCATCATTTTAATCTTAACAAAAGTGAGTTTTTATATAGTTTAAAAGGTGGTCTTTTTTCACAAGAGCGACTCTCATTGTACAGGGCACTTGGAATAAATTTTGAAGACTTTAGAGAGAGATATTTTACACCAGAGGAATTGCCTCAATATTCAGAATTGCTCATTAATCATATACAAATACAGGCAAAAAATAAAATCTCTATCGAACAAAGAAAAAAATATTATCGCACTGTCTTTGAAAGTGATGATGAATTTTTTAGTAAAAATTTTAAAAATAATAGTCCTCCCCTTTTGGAATCATTAAAATTAATAAGTGAAGGTAACTCGTATTTAACAGCTCCTCATTGGATTGGAGAAGACACAAAACCTATCAAAAAAGTTGTCGAAACGGTCGGATTACAAAGCATTCCTTTTCATCAAATCAATCATATGATCCAGGATTTACTTTATCCTGAATATGTAGAATATCAAAAGCGTCTGGCCAGTATTTATATTAATGAAATAAAAAGAGACCCTTCCCTTTTATCTATGGAAAATAGAAAATTGGAACGGATTCGATGGAAATATGTTTCAGAGCAACTTATAATTTGGAATAAGAAAAGAAAACTGAGTGAGTTTTTAAACTTTATTGGAATTGACCCTAAGGTTGGAGAATTCAACAATACTTTTCAGATGTACAATTATTTAAAAATTTTAAAGGAAAGTGAACGTAATGAAATCAT
Proteins encoded in this window:
- a CDS encoding M61 family metallopeptidase; the encoded protein is MKLNLKYDLIIDSPWTHRVKVKIHGQKPENINNLTFFMPSWSPGSYLMREYSRHVARPIFTSDNGEFLYFEQVEKGKWLLDFERSLLNKKCENFTFEYEVYCNELSVRTSHVNIEHAFIQGPSVFMGVENAYIESPKIEIHFPEIWSKISTGLKDVSDQRDRFIYEAKDYDQLIDSPIEIGCQETDGFRFLDKDFELAYWGQILKHNRDIKSDINTIVKTVSHMFNNELPFEKYTFICHFVPDNAGGLEHQNSTSLIFDSLSFDDDSRYQRWLSLVAHEYFHTWNVKCIRPKELGPFNYTNENYTSMLWLVEGLTSFIDDLCVLRSGLCDLESYLAELKNTLNRYFSIPGRYLESLEGSSFNAWIKLYRNDENTNNSTISYYLKGSIVFFIANIFLHRFKRDIRDLTLALWEDYKKHPERGILKVEFFEIFESLTSKNERDEFEMMVSTTQDIDIESYLSEIDLEVEYIQDDHSWLGITTETKGNNIHVSSVVLDGPAYKSGLNAGDEIIAIDSMRVTDQNFKKISKQLQVDKSYQISVSRIGCMKVLDVTIGRSPRKINSIRPRENAKALKVLMAQ